Within the Fischerella sp. PCC 9605 genome, the region ACAATTCAGTTGATTTAACTGTTCACCCCGTTCTACAAATAGATATTCTGGTTGGTAATAACCCGATGGCTTCAAAGAATTATCGACTCGATCAAGATTATCAACAATTACCACTAGCCCTTTTTTACCTTGCTGTTTAAGTCTTTCTATTGCAGGTTTTAGTAACTCTTGATTAATTGATTCCAAAATACCATTTGTGCGCGGCTCTAAATATTGCCTTAGCTGGTTTCTTAGCTTGGGACTATCTTTGGTTTTGGTAGTAATTTTAGCAATACCAGCAGACAGTTCAACTCCAGAAACATCTATTGGCGTTTGCAACAAATCAACAATGTCAGTAAATAGATTTTGAAAATATCCTGGTTTCAGGTTAATTTTTATTGCTTCTAGACTTTGACTGACTTCACGGGCGATCGCCAATAAAACATCTGTAACATCAACATCAGCCATATCCAGGCTTTGACTGGACTCGAAGTAAACAGTATGAAATCCCTGCTGTTTTAACTCTGCTTTTAGCCGCAGCAGTTCAGTAGACTTACCACAGCCGATATGTCCTGTAAATAATTGGCAGGTTGGCTGATCGGGTGAGAGGCGAGTGATAGTTCTTCCCAGTTCCTGAATTATCGTACTACCACGTACCTCTGAGAAATCAATATAATACTGCCGATCCTCTGGTCTTCCCATATCTAGGGTTCGGCTAGGATTACAAGCTTGATAAAATTTCTCTAAATCCAGTCTCATGAAGAGTAACCCGCAGATAGGCTGACACTTCTCGTTATTTTAAGTGATTATACAGATGATAAAGTTGCTCTAAGGAATATTCATCCTTGAGAGGGGCTGATGTGGTGATTTTCTTGTTTCCAGGTTTCGGCGAATGCAAACCTACTGTTGGTCTTCGAGCAGCATGCACAGACAATGCTTGATGCCATAAACCGAGAGAACAATTACACCCGACAAGTTGTGCAGGCGATCGCGCAACAATTGAAAGGAGAGCTTCCGGGGACGGGCGCGATCGCCCACAGTCTAGCAATTAGCGTCCGCCAGTTACAGCGAGAGTTACAAGCCGAGGGTACGTCATACCAGCAACTTTTGGATGAAACTCGTAAAGAACTTGCCCTGCGACATTTGAAAAACCTGGATACTCCAATTCACGATGTCGCTTTTTTGTTGGGGTTCTCTGAACCCAGTGCCTTTCACCGCGCCTTCAAACGCTGGACAGGACAAACTCCACGAGTTTACCGATTATCTAGTGGCTCGATGTGAAGGGAAGGCGATCGCACTGTCTAAACAAAAGCTTGCACCGGACTACCTGGAAATTATTGGCTTAGTTTAGGAACTATTCTTAAACTCATTTCCTTTACTCAGCGCCAGAGCTTATTTTCTAAGTCTCTTACCTGTCGCTCTAAACGATCAATTCTACCCCGCAGTTCGTCCACCTCTGACTGACGTGCAACTCCTAAATCTTGCATCATATTCCGCATTTGCCGTTGCATGTTAGTTTCCCAGCTGCCTTGCTCGGACTTTAACTGGTTTAACATGTCATCCATGACTGCTTTAGCCTGCTCAGGATCGAGCTTACCATCCTTAACTAGTTGGTCGCTCACTTCCTTGAGTTTTTCTGCCATCATGGACGTTGTACCAATACCGATCATCAATAACTGCCTCATCCAGTTGTTGCTGTCCATACCGCCTTGTCCTTGTTTATAATCAAATGACCCTTAGTGCATCTAGGCAATACACCATTGCTGGAAGGATAATTACTCTAGACTACAGCTCTATTCTGACAAACGTAACATAGGGATAAAAGGTGTGATTGTCGAACTGCTTAGGGTAAAAATACCACCTACACAACGAGAAAAATACATCCAGAAGGACGCCGAAATTTGGACAGCAGCGCTTGCCAGTTATCCTGGTTTTCTCGGTAAAGAAGTTTGGATTAACCCCAACGAGCCAGCAGAGGTCATCCTAATCATTCATTGGGCAACGCGGGAACAATGGAAAGCAATTGGACAATCCGAATTGAACGCCATAGAGCAACGGTTTGCCCAAGAACTAGGATTTACTGGCGAGATAGTAGAGTCATCTGAGTATCAAGTACGGAAATTTCCGCAAAATAAGGGTTAATATCGTGTCTACTTGAATACTTATACTTTCGCTGAGGCTGGTAATGACTAATATTTAATATACCGCTTTACCACTCAATGTTTTATAAGTTATTTACCGAACATGTTCTAATGATTTAGTACTGCTATTATATAAGATTAGTTTCAAAGCAGGTCTATTGTGCGATCGCATAAATACTTGTAAGGTAATAAAACTGCTGCGACAACCGCACAGGAGTTGCCGCAACCTTTACATCAGAGGATTGCACCCTAATTTTTCTCATTTTATATCCTTGTTGTAAAAGTACATCACAACAAGAGATAGAAATTATTTTCTGACAAATGTAATTGTTGAAATCTTGGGTAAGCCAGCTTGATCGCTGGACTAAATTTTTTGTGGTTGGTTGAAAAACAATAAGTAACAACTAACCATTAACGAGCCTTTTAGTTATTTGTTGGTACTGGTGTTGCGGGAGCAACTTTTACATTTTTAGCGTCTACACTTTTAACACCTTTAATTTCTTGAGCCAAAGTGGGGATTCTATTAAGTTGCTCCTGAGTAGGAACCGTTCCAGCAACAGTAACAACACCTTCTTCAGATTCAACAGTTAACTGACTAGCTGGTAAATTTGCTTCTAATTTTCCCCGAACTTCGCTTTCCAAATCGGCATCAGCTCTATCTGCGTCACCGCCAGTGATGTTGTTACGTTGCTCCCGCGCCCGAATGTCAGACTCAATTTGGTCTTTACGAACTTCGCTTGTGGCGTCTTGTTGATTTTCTTGAGCTGTTTCTGTCGCTGGTGCGTTGACGTTTTCCTCTGTATTGCTAGGGGCATTTGTACTGGTTCTAGAGGCTGTTTCGCAACCAGCTGCACCTACAACCAGGACACCACTAATTAGTAATGGAATGAATTTCTTCATTGTTTTTCTCACCTGAAAGTTTTAGCAATGAATTAACATGTGTGCAAGGAAGAGGAGCGAATTTTTACAAATTGGTCATTCGTCATTAGTCATTCGTCATTAGTAAGTAACAAAGAAAAAAATGACAAATGACAAAGGACAAAGGACGATTGACTAACTAGATATTTGTATCTCTACGGTCATCTCTACGGTCAACGATGACTACTTTGGGGTCATTGTCAACAACATTGCTAGGATAATCAGCACGAGTGGTATCAACTCCAGCATTAGCAGGATTTACATAATCGCTGCGAGTTGCGGTGGCATCGGGTACATTGTAGACACCAAACTCTTCAATGCCTCGATTTCTGAGAACTGCTTCAGCGCGCTGGATTTCGGCTTCCGTGCCTTCTACCATGACTAAATAATGCCCACGGGAGACGCGATCGTTGTAAACTCTAGCTCGTTCTTCAGGGATTCCTAAGCCAACAAGCGCACCTACTAACCCGCCAGCAGCAGCACCAATACCAGCACCCGCAGCAGTTGTAGCTAGAGTTGTGGCTAATTCACCTGCCAGTAAGATTGGACCTACACCAGGAATTGCCAAAGTACCCAAACCTACCAACAAGCCGGTCAGACCTCCTAGTACACCACCTGTAACCGCTCCAGCAGCAGCTCCTTCATCTGCTTTATTGCCAACACGCTTTTGTGTGTCAACACCAGCAATATCACCAGTGCGATCCGCGTCTTTGGCAATTACAGATATTTGATTCATGTTAAAGCCAGCATCTCTAAGTTCGGTGAGCGCATATTCGGCATCACTACGATTAGAAAATACTCCAACTGCACGTCTGCGTTCTCCCACAACCATTTTTAATCCTCCATTAATCAGTAATTTTGTGCTTACATTACTGTTTTGCCTTGTTTTTCTCCCGCTTCCATCGTTCTCAAGTGTCAACTGTTTATCTATCAACAGAAAGGTTATTTCTGTTTGAATATGGGAAATAGGGAATAGAGAATAGCGTGATGGAGAGGTGGGGGATGGGGAGATGGGGAGGAGTGGGAGAGTGGGAGAGTGGGAGAATAACCACTAACTACTAACCACTAACTCTTGACCAATGACTAATGACCATTGACTCTTGACTAACAACGGAAATTCCGCCTCCATTGTTCGGTTCTACGACTTTCGCCATAACACAAATACCGATAATCTCGTAATTAGTAGCGAAAAAAGTAGTAAAAATCTGCCCAAAACGCTGGATGTCGCTATTGAATCAAGGGGTGAATACCTGTGTACAAATGGATCTTGCCTAGTCTGAGCGAAGTGTTAGCCAAGAGTCAATCAACTGTAGCTTTTTGTTCATCTGCTAAGGCACAGCAGCAATGGCGTATAAGCTTGGCAGCTACACAACAGCTACTATTAAATAATTTAGCAACGGTTGGTACTGATGTAACGCAAGGATTAGTTTTAGCTGCACCAGCACCAGTATTTAATCATCCCAATCTGACTCAAAGCTTGCGATCGATAACTTTTACAGCACAAGTATTTAATCCTTTGGCACTGATGCCATTTCAGATGCCCGATCGCGATGTTGCGATCGCAACAGATACAACTGTCGCGAATGAATCGGTATTGCCATTGCTCAAAACAGATCCATTGGCGAAAGAGCAGTTTTGTCTGGTTTTTACAGATAAATTTAGACTAGTACTGGTTTTAACAGAAAACGACGGGCAACAAGCATTTTTATTTTCTTTTGATCCAGAGGTTGTCCAGCAGGCGTGGAAAGCTTTGGGCGCACGGGTAATGTTGAGTAATCCCGATCTGTTTGCTGAACTAGAAGAATTAGTACACAAGTATTATACTCCGACACCAGATTATCGCATAGTGATGCAGTTCAGCCAGTTGTTGCTAGCAGAATTACCAGAGGAGGAAGGGACTAGAGGTTGGGGACTAGGAACTAGGGAAGCTGTTGAAGGAACTGGTGAGCGCAAGCAAAACGCTGAGGTTAATTCTCATTATTCCTCATCGCCAATACCTGATGTAGAAATGCTGCAAGCTTTTGCCCATGAAGTCCGCACTCCCCTAACAACCATTCGCACTATTACCCGACTGTTGCTAAAACAGCGTGATTTGTCTGCTAAGGTAATTAAGCACTTAAAAATTATCGATCGCGAGTGT harbors:
- a CDS encoding phasin family protein, giving the protein MDSNNWMRQLLMIGIGTTSMMAEKLKEVSDQLVKDGKLDPEQAKAVMDDMLNQLKSEQGSWETNMQRQMRNMMQDLGVARQSEVDELRGRIDRLERQVRDLENKLWR
- a CDS encoding general stress protein, whose product is MVVGERRRAVGVFSNRSDAEYALTELRDAGFNMNQISVIAKDADRTGDIAGVDTQKRVGNKADEGAAAGAVTGGVLGGLTGLLVGLGTLAIPGVGPILLAGELATTLATTAAGAGIGAAAGGLVGALVGLGIPEERARVYNDRVSRGHYLVMVEGTEAEIQRAEAVLRNRGIEEFGVYNVPDATATRSDYVNPANAGVDTTRADYPSNVVDNDPKVVIVDRRDDRRDTNI
- a CDS encoding BON domain-containing protein codes for the protein MKKFIPLLISGVLVVGAAGCETASRTSTNAPSNTEENVNAPATETAQENQQDATSEVRKDQIESDIRAREQRNNITGGDADRADADLESEVRGKLEANLPASQLTVESEEGVVTVAGTVPTQEQLNRIPTLAQEIKGVKSVDAKNVKVAPATPVPTNN
- a CDS encoding helix-turn-helix transcriptional regulator, giving the protein MLDAINRENNYTRQVVQAIAQQLKGELPGTGAIAHSLAISVRQLQRELQAEGTSYQQLLDETRKELALRHLKNLDTPIHDVAFLLGFSEPSAFHRAFKRWTGQTPRVYRLSSGSM
- a CDS encoding TIGR03792 family protein, producing MIVELLRVKIPPTQREKYIQKDAEIWTAALASYPGFLGKEVWINPNEPAEVILIIHWATREQWKAIGQSELNAIEQRFAQELGFTGEIVESSEYQVRKFPQNKG
- a CDS encoding P-loop NTPase fold protein, which gives rise to MRLDLEKFYQACNPSRTLDMGRPEDRQYYIDFSEVRGSTIIQELGRTITRLSPDQPTCQLFTGHIGCGKSTELLRLKAELKQQGFHTVYFESSQSLDMADVDVTDVLLAIAREVSQSLEAIKINLKPGYFQNLFTDIVDLLQTPIDVSGVELSAGIAKITTKTKDSPKLRNQLRQYLEPRTNGILESINQELLKPAIERLKQQGKKGLVVIVDNLDRVDNSLKPSGYYQPEYLFVERGEQLNQLNCHVVYTIPLVLIFSNALGRLTNRFGVDPKVLPMVPVQLRDGSECQKGITLLQQMMMVRAFPGVSWEQSRNLITQVFDSPVTLERLCRVSGGHLRNLLMLLFRCLQRQDPPISYDCLESVIKQRRNELTLAITPEEWELLREVAQQKSFRGHEKYELLLRSMFVFEYRDEDGSWFDINPILTEAREFKL
- a CDS encoding sensor histidine kinase, giving the protein MYKWILPSLSEVLAKSQSTVAFCSSAKAQQQWRISLAATQQLLLNNLATVGTDVTQGLVLAAPAPVFNHPNLTQSLRSITFTAQVFNPLALMPFQMPDRDVAIATDTTVANESVLPLLKTDPLAKEQFCLVFTDKFRLVLVLTENDGQQAFLFSFDPEVVQQAWKALGARVMLSNPDLFAELEELVHKYYTPTPDYRIVMQFSQLLLAELPEEEGTRGWGLGTREAVEGTGERKQNAEVNSHYSSSPIPDVEMLQAFAHEVRTPLTTIRTITRLLLKQRDLSAKVIKHLKIIDRECTEQIDRMELLFRAAELETSATDKATNTHLTAMCLEEVLQVSIPRWQEAASRRNLTLDVVLPQQLPTVVSNPTMLDRVLTGLMENFTRSLPAGSHIQVQVIPAGDQLKLQLLPLPQEGDNGAAAKSICTPPIRKALGQLLMFQPETGTISLNLAATKHLFQAIGGKLIVRERPRYGEVLTIFLPLEGAEAKENPKFKIQNSKL